In one Shinella zoogloeoides genomic region, the following are encoded:
- the hpaH gene encoding 2-oxo-hept-4-ene-1,7-dioate hydratase, whose translation MLTHNDIRAAATSLDEAERSRVQTGLLSLKHPEITMDDAYAIQSAWVRKKIADGRRVIGWKIGLTSKAMQYALNIDIPDSGVLFDDMVFEDGATVPADRFIQPRVEAEIAFVMKAPLKGPGITVFDVLNATDYVTPALEILDTRILRVDPATKKARTIFDTISDNAANAGIVTGGRAVRPDQIDMRWMGAIVSRNAEVEETGLGAGVLNQPARGVAWLANRLSQYGDGIEAGQIVLAGSFIRPVEARHGDTIIGDFGPYGTVSLFFA comes from the coding sequence ATGCTGACACACAACGATATCCGCGCTGCCGCGACAAGCCTCGATGAGGCCGAGCGCAGCCGCGTCCAGACCGGCCTCCTCTCGCTGAAACACCCCGAGATCACCATGGACGACGCCTATGCGATCCAGAGCGCCTGGGTGCGGAAGAAGATCGCCGATGGGCGCCGCGTGATCGGCTGGAAGATCGGCCTCACCTCCAAGGCGATGCAATATGCGCTGAACATCGACATCCCCGATTCCGGCGTGCTCTTCGATGACATGGTCTTCGAGGACGGCGCGACGGTGCCGGCGGACCGCTTCATCCAGCCGCGCGTCGAGGCGGAAATCGCCTTCGTCATGAAGGCGCCGCTGAAAGGCCCCGGCATCACCGTGTTCGACGTGCTGAACGCTACCGACTACGTCACCCCCGCCCTTGAAATCCTCGACACCCGCATCCTGCGCGTCGATCCCGCGACGAAGAAGGCGCGTACCATTTTCGACACGATCTCCGACAATGCCGCCAATGCCGGCATCGTCACGGGCGGACGCGCCGTGCGCCCCGATCAGATCGACATGCGCTGGATGGGCGCCATCGTCAGCCGCAACGCGGAGGTGGAGGAAACCGGCCTCGGGGCCGGCGTGCTCAACCAGCCGGCGCGCGGCGTCGCCTGGCTCGCCAACCGTCTTTCGCAATATGGCGACGGCATCGAGGCGGGCCAGATCGTGCTCGCCGGTTCCTTCATCCGGCCGGTGGAAGCCCGCCATGGCGATACCATCATCGGCGATTTCGGCCCCTACGGCACCGTCAGCCTGTTCTTCGCATAG
- a CDS encoding flavin reductase: protein METEISRTEFRNAMARVCAPVNVITTKGEAGRGGFTATAMCSVTDEPPTLLVCMNSRSAQTELFIENGRFCVNVLTQEHKTLAASFAGREADMEARYADAEWTDLPSGNQALADAIVSFDCKLTEARLVGTHNILIGEVVDIRCRRDGHALLYFDRNYVHVPTQTGSFGG, encoded by the coding sequence ATGGAAACCGAGATTTCCCGAACCGAGTTCCGCAACGCGATGGCGCGGGTCTGCGCACCCGTCAACGTGATCACCACCAAGGGAGAAGCCGGCCGCGGCGGCTTCACCGCCACCGCCATGTGCTCCGTGACGGACGAGCCGCCGACGCTGCTCGTCTGCATGAACAGCCGCTCGGCACAGACCGAGCTCTTCATCGAGAACGGCCGCTTCTGCGTGAACGTGCTGACGCAGGAGCACAAGACGCTCGCCGCCTCCTTCGCGGGGCGCGAGGCGGATATGGAGGCACGCTATGCCGACGCCGAGTGGACCGACCTGCCCTCCGGCAACCAGGCGCTGGCCGACGCCATCGTCTCCTTCGACTGCAAGCTGACGGAGGCGCGCCTCGTCGGCACGCACAACATCCTCATCGGCGAAGTCGTGGATATCCGCTGCCGGCGCGATGGGCATGCACTCCTCTACTTCGACCGCAACTACGTGCATGTGCCGACCCAGACGGGCAGTTTCGGGGGCTGA
- a CDS encoding 4-hydroxyphenylacetate 3-hydroxylase N-terminal domain-containing protein: MRAEDHRNDKTRPFTGAEYLASLRDGREVYINGERIADVTSHPSMRNSARSIARMYDALHDPKRKERLTSQTDTGSGGYTHKYFRVAHSADDLVAQQGAIADWARMSYGWMGRTADYKAALMNTLGANADWYGPFKDNALSWHKRAQESVLFMNHAIVNPPIDRHKPADAVKDVFVHIIKETDAGIYVSGAKVVATSSALTHYNFLAQSSATVTEDPSLSVMFIVPMNAPGVKMFCRVSYEQTAATAAHPFDYPLSSRFDENDAILVLDNVFIPWEDVLVLRDAAKILSFHPASGFMHGYCFQGCTRLAVKMDFLAGLLAKALRATGGDAFRGNQTMLGEVIAIRHQFWSFSNAMAYNPIPWANGAVLPNLEAALCYRTFMSEAYPKVIDIVRRTVASGLIYLPSSAKDFANPEIDRYLAQYVRGSNDMGHIERIKIMKLLWDATGTEFGGRHALYELNYAGAPEEVRLQVLKGAERGGRLKEMEALVDQCMADYDETGWTGDTWLPPLGDTAVRDAAE, encoded by the coding sequence ATGCGCGCGGAAGACCATCGCAACGACAAGACACGGCCGTTCACCGGCGCCGAATATCTCGCCAGCCTCAGGGACGGGCGCGAGGTCTATATCAATGGCGAACGCATCGCCGATGTCACCAGCCATCCCTCGATGCGCAATTCGGCCCGCTCGATCGCCCGCATGTACGACGCGCTGCACGACCCAAAACGTAAGGAAAGACTTACATCGCAGACCGACACCGGCTCGGGCGGCTACACGCACAAATATTTCCGCGTCGCCCATTCCGCCGACGACCTCGTCGCCCAGCAGGGCGCCATCGCCGACTGGGCGCGCATGTCCTACGGCTGGATGGGCCGCACGGCGGACTACAAGGCCGCGCTGATGAACACGCTCGGCGCGAACGCCGACTGGTACGGCCCCTTCAAGGACAACGCCCTTTCCTGGCACAAGCGCGCGCAGGAAAGCGTGCTCTTCATGAACCACGCCATCGTCAACCCGCCGATCGACCGCCACAAGCCGGCCGATGCGGTGAAGGACGTCTTCGTGCACATCATCAAGGAGACGGATGCCGGCATCTACGTCTCGGGCGCCAAGGTCGTCGCCACCTCCTCGGCGCTGACGCACTACAATTTCCTCGCCCAGAGTTCGGCGACCGTCACCGAGGACCCTTCCCTCTCCGTCATGTTCATCGTGCCGATGAATGCGCCGGGCGTGAAAATGTTCTGCCGCGTCTCCTATGAGCAGACGGCCGCGACCGCCGCCCATCCCTTCGACTATCCGCTCTCCTCGCGCTTCGACGAGAACGACGCGATCCTCGTGCTCGACAACGTCTTCATCCCCTGGGAGGACGTGCTGGTCCTGCGCGATGCGGCAAAAATCCTCTCCTTCCATCCCGCCTCCGGCTTCATGCACGGCTATTGCTTCCAGGGCTGCACGCGGCTTGCGGTAAAGATGGATTTCCTCGCAGGCCTGCTGGCAAAAGCCCTGCGCGCCACCGGAGGCGATGCCTTCCGCGGCAACCAGACGATGCTCGGCGAGGTCATCGCCATCCGCCACCAGTTCTGGTCCTTCTCCAACGCCATGGCCTATAATCCGATTCCCTGGGCGAACGGTGCGGTGCTGCCGAACCTGGAAGCGGCGCTCTGCTACCGCACCTTCATGTCCGAGGCCTATCCGAAGGTCATCGACATCGTGCGCCGCACGGTCGCCTCGGGCCTCATCTACCTGCCCTCTTCCGCGAAGGACTTTGCCAACCCGGAGATCGATCGCTACCTCGCGCAATATGTCCGCGGCTCGAACGATATGGGCCATATCGAGCGCATCAAGATCATGAAGCTGCTGTGGGACGCGACCGGCACCGAATTCGGCGGCCGCCACGCGCTCTACGAGCTGAACTATGCCGGCGCGCCGGAGGAGGTTCGCCTGCAGGTGCTGAAGGGCGCCGAGCGCGGCGGGCGGCTCAAGGAAATGGAAGCCCTCGTCGACCAGTGCATGGCCGACTACGACGAGACCGGCTGGACGGGCGACACCTGGCTGCCGCCGCTCGGCGATACCGCCGTGCGCGACGCCGCCGAGTGA
- a CDS encoding 5-carboxymethyl-2-hydroxymuconate Delta-isomerase, translating into MPHLTVEYSANLEGRTDLDALCAGLLETLLETGLFELGAPRVRALRADHYAIADRLPENAFIDLNLRIGKGRSAQEKKRTGDALFATAGRLLAPLFETPHFALSLEIREIDAELSWKKNAIHPRLRGQ; encoded by the coding sequence ATGCCGCACTTGACAGTGGAATATTCGGCCAATCTGGAAGGCCGCACCGATCTCGACGCGCTCTGCGCCGGGCTCCTGGAAACGCTGCTCGAAACCGGCCTCTTCGAACTCGGCGCGCCGAGGGTCCGGGCGCTCCGGGCCGATCACTATGCCATCGCCGACCGCCTGCCGGAAAATGCCTTCATCGACCTGAACCTGCGCATCGGCAAGGGCCGCAGCGCGCAGGAGAAGAAGCGCACCGGCGATGCGCTCTTTGCGACCGCCGGCCGGCTGCTCGCTCCCCTCTTCGAGACGCCGCACTTCGCGCTGTCGCTCGAAATCCGCGAGATCGACGCGGAGCTGAGCTGGAAGAAGAACGCCATCCATCCCCGCCTGCGCGGCCAGTAA
- the hpaE gene encoding 5-carboxymethyl-2-hydroxymuconate semialdehyde dehydrogenase, producing MSKLQENIAKAEAYLARFKENGVLNRIAGEDVPAEGGATFETISPVDLKPLATVAKGAAADIDRAAKAAKAAFADWAAMPGDARKKLLHKIADAIVARAEEIAFVECMDTGQSLRFMAKAALRGAENFRFFADRAPQARDGKTLRTETQVNMTTRTPIGPVGIITPWNTPFMLSTWKIAPALAAGCTIVHKPAEFSPLTARLLVEIAEEAGLPKGVWNLVNGFGEDAGRALTEHPLIKAIGFVGESRTGSMIMKQGADTLKRVHFELGGKNPVIVFADADLERAADAAVFMIYSLNGERCTSSSRLLVEDSIYDRFTALVAEKAKRIKVGHPLDPETVVGPLIHPVHEKKVLEYIEIGRKEGATVAAGGEKFAGPGGGCYVSPTLFTGATNAMRVAQEEIFGPVLTAIPFKDEAEALSLANDIQYGLTGYLWTSDVTRAFRFTDRLDAGMIWVNSENVRHLPTPFGGVKNSGIGRDGGDWSFDFYMETKNIAFATSAHAIPKLGG from the coding sequence ATGTCGAAACTTCAGGAAAACATCGCCAAGGCGGAGGCCTATCTTGCCCGCTTCAAGGAGAACGGCGTTCTGAACCGCATCGCCGGCGAGGACGTGCCGGCCGAGGGCGGTGCGACCTTCGAGACCATTTCCCCCGTCGACCTGAAGCCGCTGGCGACCGTCGCCAAGGGCGCGGCCGCCGATATCGACCGCGCCGCCAAGGCCGCGAAAGCCGCCTTTGCCGATTGGGCCGCCATGCCCGGAGACGCGCGCAAGAAGCTGCTGCACAAGATCGCCGACGCCATCGTGGCGCGGGCGGAAGAGATCGCCTTCGTCGAATGCATGGATACGGGGCAGTCGCTGCGCTTCATGGCCAAGGCCGCGCTACGCGGGGCGGAAAACTTCCGCTTCTTCGCCGATCGCGCGCCGCAGGCCCGCGACGGCAAGACGCTGCGCACGGAGACCCAGGTCAACATGACGACCCGCACGCCGATCGGCCCGGTCGGCATCATCACACCCTGGAACACGCCCTTCATGCTCTCGACGTGGAAGATCGCCCCGGCGCTCGCCGCCGGCTGCACCATCGTCCACAAGCCGGCCGAGTTCTCGCCGCTGACGGCACGCCTGCTGGTCGAGATCGCCGAAGAGGCCGGCCTGCCGAAGGGCGTGTGGAACCTCGTCAACGGCTTCGGCGAGGATGCCGGCAGGGCGCTGACCGAGCACCCCCTGATCAAGGCCATCGGCTTCGTCGGCGAAAGCCGCACCGGCTCGATGATCATGAAACAGGGTGCCGACACGCTGAAGCGCGTCCATTTCGAGCTCGGCGGCAAGAACCCCGTTATCGTCTTCGCCGATGCGGATCTGGAGCGCGCGGCCGACGCCGCCGTCTTCATGATCTATTCGCTGAACGGCGAGCGCTGCACCTCCTCCTCGCGCCTGCTGGTGGAAGACAGCATCTATGACCGTTTCACCGCCCTCGTCGCGGAAAAGGCGAAACGCATAAAGGTCGGCCATCCGCTTGACCCGGAAACCGTCGTCGGCCCGCTGATCCATCCGGTGCATGAGAAGAAGGTTCTCGAATATATCGAGATCGGCCGCAAGGAAGGCGCGACGGTCGCGGCGGGCGGCGAGAAATTCGCCGGCCCCGGCGGCGGTTGCTACGTCTCGCCGACGCTGTTCACCGGCGCGACCAACGCCATGCGCGTCGCGCAGGAAGAAATCTTCGGGCCGGTGCTGACGGCCATTCCGTTCAAGGACGAGGCCGAGGCACTGTCGCTCGCCAACGACATCCAGTACGGCCTCACCGGCTACCTCTGGACATCAGACGTCACCCGCGCCTTCCGCTTCACCGACCGTCTCGACGCGGGCATGATCTGGGTGAACTCGGAAAACGTGCGCCACCTGCCGACGCCCTTTGGCGGCGTCAAGAATTCCGGCATCGGCCGCGACGGCGGCGACTGGTCCTTCGACTTCTACATGGAGACGAAGAATATCGCCTTCGCCACGAGCGCCCACGCAATCCCGAAACTCGGCGGCTAG
- a CDS encoding fumarylacetoacetate hydrolase family protein — protein sequence MTERPRLAGFSRQGVKKYGVVKDDGVVDLSARHGERWPSLREVIEAGALATLAAEAAALPADYPLADITYEIPIPAPEKIICVGVNFPDRNEEYKDGQAAPPNPSLFIRFPRSFTGHGRPLIRPPESPQLDYEGEIAIVIGKGGRRIAEKDALDHIAALTLCNEGTIRDWVRHAKFNVTQGKNFDATGAIGPWLVPYTDESQLADVKLETRVNGEVRQSDRTGRMIFSFRKIINYISTFTTLVPGDVIVCGTPTGAGARFDPPIWLKPGDVVEVEAEGIGMLRNTIADEVF from the coding sequence ATGACCGAACGGCCCCGCCTCGCCGGCTTTTCCCGTCAGGGCGTCAAGAAGTACGGCGTCGTCAAGGACGACGGCGTGGTCGATCTCTCGGCGCGACACGGCGAGCGCTGGCCGAGCCTGCGCGAGGTGATCGAGGCGGGGGCTCTGGCAACGCTGGCGGCAGAGGCGGCGGCGCTTCCGGCCGACTACCCTCTCGCCGACATCACCTACGAAATTCCGATCCCCGCGCCGGAAAAGATCATCTGCGTCGGCGTCAACTTTCCCGACCGCAACGAGGAATACAAGGACGGCCAGGCCGCCCCGCCCAACCCCTCGCTGTTCATTCGCTTCCCGCGCTCCTTCACCGGCCACGGCCGGCCTCTGATCCGCCCGCCGGAAAGCCCGCAGCTCGATTATGAAGGCGAGATCGCCATCGTCATCGGCAAGGGCGGGCGGCGCATTGCCGAGAAAGATGCGCTCGACCACATCGCCGCGCTCACCCTCTGCAACGAGGGCACGATCCGCGACTGGGTGCGGCACGCCAAGTTCAACGTCACGCAGGGCAAGAACTTCGACGCGACCGGCGCCATCGGGCCCTGGCTGGTGCCCTATACGGACGAAAGCCAGCTTGCCGACGTGAAGCTCGAGACCCGCGTCAACGGCGAGGTGCGCCAGAGCGACCGCACCGGCCGCATGATCTTCTCCTTCCGCAAGATCATCAACTACATCTCCACCTTCACGACGCTCGTGCCCGGCGACGTCATCGTCTGCGGCACGCCGACCGGGGCCGGCGCACGCTTCGACCCGCCGATCTGGCTGAAGCCGGGCGACGTGGTGGAAGTCGAGGCCGAAGGCATCGGCATGCTGCGCAACACCATCGCCGACGAGGTTTTCTGA
- the hpaI gene encoding 4-hydroxy-2-oxoheptanedioate aldolase encodes MPAPKNRFKQALKEGRAQIGLWQALANPYTVEICAEAGYDWLLLDAEHAPNDVPLLVSQLQAMKGSQSHAVIRPPIGETWIVKQLLDIGAQTLLIPMVDSKATAEAMVRAVRYPPHGVRGVGAALARASAFNRTVDYLQTANDEICLLLQVESRAGLEALDDIAGTEGVDGVFIGPADLAADMGFLGRPGAPEVQAEVEKALAKIQSHGKAAGILIGDLGLAKRYLELGATFVAIGNDVTLLVNATTKLLADFKAAEPAKAPSGAKVY; translated from the coding sequence ATGCCCGCCCCGAAAAACCGCTTCAAGCAGGCGCTGAAGGAGGGCCGCGCGCAGATCGGCCTCTGGCAAGCGCTCGCCAATCCCTACACGGTCGAAATCTGCGCCGAGGCAGGCTACGACTGGCTGCTGCTCGACGCGGAGCACGCGCCGAACGACGTGCCGCTGCTCGTCTCCCAGCTCCAGGCGATGAAGGGCTCGCAGAGCCATGCCGTCATCCGCCCGCCGATCGGTGAGACCTGGATCGTCAAGCAGCTGCTCGATATCGGCGCGCAGACGCTGCTGATCCCCATGGTCGACAGCAAGGCGACGGCGGAGGCGATGGTCAGGGCCGTGCGCTACCCGCCCCATGGCGTGCGCGGCGTCGGCGCGGCGCTGGCGCGGGCCTCGGCGTTCAATCGCACGGTGGATTATCTCCAGACCGCCAATGACGAGATCTGCCTGCTGCTGCAGGTGGAAAGCCGTGCCGGCCTCGAAGCACTCGACGATATCGCCGGCACGGAGGGCGTCGACGGCGTCTTCATCGGCCCGGCCGACCTTGCCGCCGACATGGGTTTCCTCGGCAGGCCCGGCGCGCCGGAAGTGCAGGCGGAAGTGGAAAAGGCGCTGGCAAAGATCCAATCGCATGGCAAGGCGGCGGGCATCCTCATCGGCGACCTCGGCCTTGCGAAACGTTACTTGGAACTGGGCGCCACCTTCGTCGCCATCGGCAACGACGTGACGCTGCTCGTCAATGCCACGACGAAGCTTCTGGCGGATTTCAAGGCCGCCGAACCGGCAAAGGCGCCGTCGGGCGCCAAGGTCTACTGA
- a CDS encoding helix-turn-helix domain-containing protein codes for MSARNDVPAFFVYGEPSRALDVGFLHVETVMERRSLHFGRVAPHKHPLMGQITFWYKGEGRYRIEDRTWNFSAPAISFVPSNVVHGFDVDEQADAIVVSVSDDLLRAMAPQVDLALDAPMLLSGEAGVPGWSKVGALLDMVMEEYRDGAAASERVLAGLIGVVLSLMARLGGKVGFEGASPAVMLGLDLRRAIDRHYREDWPVGRYVETLATTPHLLDKAARTVFGQTVKDMVLERRLLEAKRLLRFTIRPVEDIGREIGFEDPAYFSRFFRKRMGLSPTEWRRQNSEAAGAG; via the coding sequence ATGAGCGCCCGCAACGATGTCCCCGCCTTCTTCGTCTACGGCGAGCCGAGCCGCGCGCTCGACGTCGGCTTCCTGCATGTCGAAACGGTGATGGAGCGCAGGAGCTTGCATTTCGGCCGCGTCGCACCGCACAAGCACCCGCTGATGGGGCAGATCACTTTTTGGTACAAGGGCGAAGGGCGCTACCGAATCGAGGATCGCACTTGGAATTTTTCCGCTCCGGCGATCAGCTTCGTGCCGAGCAACGTGGTGCATGGCTTCGATGTGGACGAGCAGGCGGATGCCATCGTCGTCTCGGTCTCGGACGACCTGCTGAGGGCGATGGCGCCGCAGGTGGATCTGGCGCTCGATGCGCCGATGCTGCTGTCCGGTGAGGCAGGTGTGCCCGGCTGGTCTAAGGTCGGTGCGCTGCTCGACATGGTCATGGAGGAATATCGCGACGGGGCGGCGGCGAGCGAGCGGGTGCTGGCGGGGTTGATTGGCGTGGTGCTGTCGCTGATGGCGCGGCTCGGCGGCAAGGTCGGCTTCGAAGGCGCTTCGCCTGCCGTGATGCTTGGGCTGGACCTGCGCCGTGCCATCGACCGCCATTACCGCGAGGATTGGCCGGTCGGGCGCTATGTCGAGACGCTGGCGACGACGCCGCATCTGCTCGACAAGGCGGCGCGCACCGTCTTCGGTCAGACGGTGAAGGACATGGTGCTGGAGCGCCGCCTGCTGGAGGCCAAGCGCCTGCTGCGCTTCACCATCCGTCCGGTGGAGGATATCGGCCGGGAGATCGGTTTCGAGGATCCGGCCTATTTTTCGCGCTTCTTCCGCAAGCGGATGGGCCTCTCCCCAACGGAGTGGCGCCGGCAGAACTCGGAAGCCGCCGGCGCCGGCTGA
- a CDS encoding pyridoxal phosphate-dependent decarboxylase family protein, with product MDSEEFRQWSRTVADWGADYRAGLRERPVRAQTKPGDIIKQIAEAAPETGEAMETIFADFERIIPDGLTHWQHPRFFAYFPANAAPVSVIADYLVTSVAAQCMLWQTSPAATELETRTVDWLRQALGLPDGFSGVIQDSASTATLAAVLVMREKALGWKGNSEGLAAHKPVRVYASKQVHTSIDRAIWIAGIGEANLVRIPTKGQLNGMDPDALDAAIKADLAAGHIPAGVIACTGGTSIGACDPIRDVAAVVKAHGLYLHVDAAWAGSAMICPEFRTLWDGIEAADSIVFNPHKWLGANFDCSVQFIRSPEDQVRTLAIQPEYLKTHGHDGIINYSEWTVPLGRRFRALKLWFLMRYHGLEGLRTMIRNHVAWSEELAARLAAEPDFEIVSAPVLSLFSFRHKGGEDADRHNIALVNAINDDGRIYLTQTRVEGRIAIRFQAGQFEMTRDDADTAFKVITEIARVLK from the coding sequence ATGGATAGCGAAGAATTCCGCCAGTGGTCGCGCACCGTGGCCGACTGGGGCGCCGACTATCGGGCGGGCTTGCGCGAGCGGCCGGTGCGCGCGCAGACGAAGCCGGGCGACATCATCAAACAGATCGCCGAGGCCGCCCCAGAAACCGGCGAGGCGATGGAGACGATCTTTGCCGATTTCGAGCGGATCATCCCCGATGGCCTTACCCATTGGCAGCATCCGCGCTTCTTCGCCTATTTCCCGGCCAATGCCGCGCCGGTCTCGGTAATCGCCGACTACCTGGTCACCTCCGTCGCCGCCCAGTGCATGCTGTGGCAGACCTCGCCGGCGGCGACGGAGCTGGAAACCCGCACCGTCGATTGGCTGCGCCAGGCGCTCGGCCTGCCGGACGGCTTTTCCGGCGTCATCCAGGATTCCGCCTCCACCGCGACGCTCGCCGCCGTGCTGGTCATGCGTGAAAAGGCGCTCGGCTGGAAGGGCAACAGCGAGGGGCTGGCAGCGCACAAACCCGTGCGCGTCTACGCCTCGAAACAGGTGCACACCTCCATCGACCGCGCGATCTGGATCGCTGGCATCGGCGAGGCGAACCTCGTGCGCATCCCGACCAAGGGACAGCTCAACGGCATGGACCCGGACGCGCTCGACGCGGCGATCAAGGCCGACCTTGCGGCCGGCCATATCCCGGCCGGCGTCATCGCCTGTACCGGCGGCACCTCCATCGGCGCCTGCGACCCGATCCGCGATGTCGCGGCGGTCGTGAAGGCGCATGGGCTTTACCTGCATGTGGATGCGGCATGGGCGGGCTCGGCGATGATCTGCCCGGAATTCCGCACCCTCTGGGACGGGATCGAGGCGGCCGATTCCATCGTCTTCAACCCGCACAAATGGCTGGGTGCGAATTTCGATTGCTCGGTGCAGTTCATCAGGAGCCCCGAGGACCAAGTGCGCACCCTCGCCATCCAGCCGGAATACCTCAAAACCCACGGCCATGACGGCATCATCAACTATTCGGAATGGACCGTCCCGCTCGGCCGCCGCTTCCGCGCGCTGAAACTGTGGTTCCTGATGCGCTACCACGGCCTCGAAGGCCTGCGCACGATGATCCGCAACCATGTCGCATGGTCGGAAGAGTTGGCGGCGCGGCTTGCCGCCGAGCCGGATTTCGAGATCGTCAGCGCGCCGGTCCTGTCGCTCTTCTCCTTCCGCCACAAGGGCGGCGAGGATGCCGACCGGCACAATATCGCCCTCGTCAATGCCATCAACGACGACGGCCGCATCTACCTCACCCAGACCCGCGTCGAGGGCCGTATCGCCATCCGCTTCCAGGCGGGCCAGTTCGAAATGACCCGCGACGACGCCGACACCGCCTTCAAGGTGATCACCGAGATCGCCCGCGTATTGAAATAG
- the hpaD gene encoding 3,4-dihydroxyphenylacetate 2,3-dioxygenase has product MPVPQPNLYPPFNIVRLSHVEFGVTDLAKSRAFYVDTLGLQVTDETADTIYLRAMEERGHHCIVLKKSGKPEARDLGFKVFDDEDLEKAVHFFKGKGLPVDWVERPYQGRTFRTRDPMGIPLEFYTRMDRLAPIHQKYALYRGVKPLRIDHFNCFSPDVDASVAFYNELGFRVTEYTEDEESGKLWAAWTHRKGGVHDIAFTNGRGPRLHHTAFWVPTPLNIIDLLDLMATTGWVSNIERGPGRHGISNAFFLYILDPDGHRIEIYCSDYQTVDPDLEPIKWDLKDPQRQTLWGAPAPKSWFEHGSLFAGTEVSESQLKAQPIIAP; this is encoded by the coding sequence ATGCCCGTACCCCAGCCCAATCTCTACCCGCCCTTCAACATCGTGCGCCTCAGCCATGTCGAATTCGGCGTCACCGACCTTGCGAAATCCCGCGCCTTCTATGTCGATACGCTCGGCCTGCAGGTCACGGACGAGACGGCCGACACGATCTACCTGCGCGCCATGGAAGAGCGCGGCCACCATTGCATCGTCTTGAAGAAATCCGGCAAGCCGGAAGCCCGCGACCTCGGCTTCAAGGTGTTCGACGACGAGGACCTCGAAAAGGCCGTGCATTTCTTCAAGGGCAAGGGCCTGCCGGTGGACTGGGTGGAGCGCCCCTATCAGGGCCGTACCTTCCGCACCCGCGATCCCATGGGCATTCCGCTGGAATTCTATACCAGGATGGACCGCTTGGCGCCGATCCACCAGAAATACGCGCTCTATCGCGGCGTCAAGCCGCTGCGCATCGACCACTTCAACTGCTTCTCGCCTGACGTCGATGCCTCCGTCGCCTTCTACAACGAGCTCGGTTTCCGCGTGACGGAGTACACGGAGGACGAGGAGAGCGGCAAGCTCTGGGCGGCCTGGACGCACCGCAAGGGCGGCGTGCACGACATCGCCTTCACCAACGGCCGCGGCCCCCGGCTGCACCACACCGCCTTCTGGGTACCGACGCCGCTCAATATCATCGACCTTCTCGACCTGATGGCAACGACCGGCTGGGTCTCCAACATCGAGCGCGGCCCCGGCCGCCACGGCATTTCCAACGCCTTCTTCCTCTATATCCTCGATCCGGACGGCCACCGCATCGAGATATACTGCTCGGACTACCAGACGGTGGACCCGGACCTCGAACCCATCAAATGGGACCTCAAGGACCCGCAGCGCCAGACGCTCTGGGGAGCACCCGCGCCGAAATCCTGGTTCGAGCACGGCAGCCTCTTTGCCGGTACCGAGGTCTCGGAATCGCAGCTCAAGGCTCAGCCGATCATCGCACCTTGA
- the hpaR gene encoding homoprotocatechuate degradation operon regulator HpaR, with protein MTIPDNSKDTSPRERRRSLAIGLLKAREAVMSHFRPILADHDLTEQQWRVLRVLAESGMLDASEVAEKAFILAPSLTRMLRSLEERGFISKHKDEADGRRVLLRLAPAGQAVIDEVMPDSRRVYAQIDARFGAQRVEQLLDMLEDLATLKLEGKPGGEE; from the coding sequence ATGACCATCCCCGACAATAGCAAGGATACGTCGCCGCGCGAGCGCCGACGCTCTCTGGCCATCGGCCTCCTCAAGGCCCGCGAAGCGGTGATGAGCCATTTCCGGCCGATCCTTGCCGATCATGACCTGACGGAGCAGCAATGGCGGGTGCTGCGCGTGCTGGCGGAATCCGGCATGCTCGATGCGTCCGAGGTCGCGGAGAAGGCCTTCATCCTCGCGCCGAGCCTGACGCGCATGCTGCGCTCGCTGGAGGAGCGCGGCTTCATTTCCAAGCACAAGGACGAGGCCGACGGCCGCCGCGTGCTGCTGCGGCTCGCACCGGCCGGACAGGCGGTGATCGACGAGGTGATGCCGGATTCCCGCCGCGTCTATGCGCAGATCGACGCCCGCTTCGGCGCGCAGCGCGTGGAACAGCTTCTCGACATGCTGGAAGACCTCGCCACCCTGAAGCTCGAAGGCAAGCCGGGCGGCGAGGAGTAA